The Candidatus Binatia bacterium genome has a segment encoding these proteins:
- a CDS encoding Gfo/Idh/MocA family oxidoreductase, translated as MFTFGTLGAAGITPAALLQPAAKHAGVAVTHIAARDRNRAEGFAAKHDIPEVMDDYAAVIASPVDAIYVPLPPSEHAAWTIAALRAGKHVLCEKPFALSAAEATEMVEAAKDADRVLVEAFHSR; from the coding sequence ATGTTCACCTTCGGCACATTGGGCGCCGCCGGCATCACCCCCGCCGCCTTGCTGCAACCGGCGGCAAAACACGCGGGTGTTGCCGTCACCCACATCGCGGCTCGCGACCGCAATCGTGCCGAGGGGTTCGCAGCAAAACATGACATCCCGGAAGTCATGGACGACTATGCCGCCGTGATCGCGTCTCCCGTGGACGCGATCTACGTGCCCCTGCCCCCCTCGGAACACGCGGCGTGGACTATCGCTGCCTTGCGGGCCGGAAAGCACGTCCTGTGCGAAAAACCGTTCGCCTTGTCGGCCGCCGAAGCGACCGAGATGGTCGAGGCCGCCAAGGATGCGGACCGCGTGTTGGTCGAGGCGTTTCACTCCCGTTAG
- a CDS encoding glycerophosphodiester phosphodiesterase has translation MSNLREASARIAMALLVLLTAACSGSSQDNRNAFDTDQILDIAHRGGNEIAPEATIEAFRTALEVGADVLEFDVRTTSDGILVVIHDDRVDRTTNGSGYVNELTLAEIQELDAGYNYTQDGGATYPYRGQGLVVPQLDEVLAAFPGVPVNVEIKSSVALSDIPQLAESLRAYNRANKALVASFSQDHISAFREAAPEIWTAFSQDEVTYFFLMTPELEESYEPPSPALQVPPTFSGLTVLTPDFVAKARRFGLRVDAFDINTADRIQEMLDLGLNGMITNDPALLREMIDAQN, from the coding sequence ATGTCCAATCTTCGCGAAGCATCCGCCCGTATTGCCATGGCCCTTCTCGTCTTGCTGACAGCCGCCTGTTCCGGCTCCAGTCAGGACAACCGCAATGCATTCGATACCGACCAGATCCTCGACATCGCCCACCGCGGCGGCAATGAGATCGCGCCCGAGGCAACCATCGAGGCCTTCCGGACCGCTCTCGAGGTGGGCGCCGACGTGCTGGAGTTCGACGTGCGCACCACCAGCGACGGCATTCTGGTCGTGATCCATGATGACCGAGTAGACCGCACCACCAATGGTTCGGGCTACGTGAATGAACTGACACTGGCCGAGATCCAGGAACTCGACGCCGGCTATAACTACACGCAGGACGGCGGCGCGACCTACCCTTACCGCGGACAGGGACTCGTAGTCCCTCAGCTCGACGAGGTCCTGGCCGCCTTTCCGGGGGTGCCGGTGAATGTCGAGATCAAAAGCAGCGTCGCCCTGAGCGACATCCCGCAGCTCGCCGAAAGCCTTCGGGCCTACAACCGGGCAAACAAGGCGTTGGTCGCCTCCTTCAGCCAGGACCATATCAGCGCCTTTCGGGAGGCCGCCCCCGAGATCTGGACCGCATTCTCGCAGGATGAGGTCACTTATTTCTTTCTCATGACACCCGAGCTGGAAGAGAGCTACGAACCGCCGTCGCCGGCATTGCAGGTACCGCCTACATTTTCCGGCCTGACGGTTCTCACCCCGGACTTTGTGGCCAAGGCACGCCGCTTCGGATTGCGCGTCGATGCTTTCGATATCAACACGGCCGATAGGATCCAGGAGATGCTCGACCTGGGTCTCAACGGCATGATTACCAACGATCCAGCGCTTCTGCGTGAGATGATCGACGCGCAAAACTGA